A genomic segment from Dethiosulfovibrio russensis encodes:
- a CDS encoding hydrogenase maturation protease — MKVLLVGYGNEFRQDDRVGHVLAPRIAEWLGGQGVDTELWLGAQLLPELADDMTSVDLAVFVDASTVELPGGFSFDEIVPDPSLEGLNIHSMGPSWLLSLMDDLGYRKPKTLLISVTGVSFDFSDDITDECSGFVDSAEAAFKDWWAQA, encoded by the coding sequence ATGAAGGTTCTTCTTGTAGGGTACGGCAACGAGTTTCGTCAGGACGATCGAGTAGGTCACGTCCTGGCTCCGAGGATCGCCGAGTGGCTCGGTGGTCAGGGAGTGGATACGGAGCTATGGCTTGGAGCCCAGTTACTACCCGAGTTGGCCGACGACATGACGTCGGTGGATCTGGCGGTTTTCGTTGACGCGAGTACGGTGGAGCTGCCCGGGGGATTCTCTTTCGACGAGATAGTACCGGACCCCTCTTTGGAGGGGTTGAACATACACTCCATGGGGCCGAGTTGGTTGTTGTCCCTTATGGACGATCTAGGTTATAGGAAACCGAAGACTCTTTTGATATCTGTGACCGGCGTTTCCTTCGACTTTAGCGACGATATAACCGACGAGTGTTCCGGTTTCGTCGATTCGGCGGAAGCGGCGTTCAAGGATTGGTGGGCTCAGGCCTAA